One genomic segment of Moritella sp. F3 includes these proteins:
- a CDS encoding NYN domain-containing protein, giving the protein MQKIAVFVDVQNIYYTTRQTYGRQFNYRKLWQHLLLQGDVVTAYAYAIDRGDDQQRKFQDALKHIGFDVKLKPFIQRSDGSAKGDWDVGITIDVLQVAESVDTVVLLSGDGDFAILLDTIKTRHQVRAEVYGVPALTAHALIHSATVFNPIYEDFLL; this is encoded by the coding sequence GTGCAAAAAATAGCAGTGTTTGTTGACGTACAGAATATCTATTACACCACTCGCCAGACTTATGGTCGTCAGTTTAATTATCGCAAACTGTGGCAACATTTATTGCTACAAGGTGATGTTGTCACGGCTTACGCTTATGCCATTGACCGTGGTGATGACCAACAACGAAAATTTCAAGATGCTCTGAAACATATTGGCTTTGATGTGAAGCTAAAACCTTTTATCCAGCGCAGTGATGGTAGTGCCAAAGGTGATTGGGATGTAGGGATAACGATCGATGTCTTACAAGTTGCTGAGTCAGTCGATACCGTCGTACTGCTTTCTGGTGATGGTGACTTTGCGATCTTACTGGATACAATCAAAACGCGTCATCAAGTGAGAGCTGAAGTATATGGCGTTCCCGCGCTAACTGCGCATGCATTAATTCATAGTGCCACAGTGTTCAATCCTATTTATGAAGATTTTCTGTTATAG
- a CDS encoding YaiI/YqxD family protein — MTIWVDADACPGPMKEILFRAAVRVKVPLVLVANHWIRVPASPYISMTQVPSGFDVADDHIVLKVAKDDLVITSDIPLAAEVIEKGAHVITSRGEKYTLSNIRQRLNIRDFMDTMRASGEMTGGPAALGAKDKQAFGNALDQYLAKYANK; from the coding sequence ATTACAATATGGGTTGACGCTGATGCTTGCCCAGGCCCAATGAAAGAAATACTCTTTCGCGCAGCGGTTCGCGTGAAAGTACCTTTGGTATTAGTCGCAAACCATTGGATACGTGTACCAGCATCTCCATATATTTCAATGACCCAAGTACCATCAGGCTTTGATGTTGCCGATGATCACATTGTATTGAAAGTCGCTAAAGACGATCTGGTTATTACCTCTGACATTCCATTAGCAGCCGAAGTTATTGAAAAAGGCGCACATGTGATCACATCTCGTGGTGAAAAGTACACGTTAAGTAATATTCGTCAGCGCCTTAATATACGGGATTTTATGGACACGATGCGCGCAAGCGGTGAAATGACAGGTGGCCCAGCTGCATTAGGAGCAAAAGATAAACAAGCATTTGGTAATGCGCTTGACCAATATCTAGCCAAATACGCGAATAAATAG
- a CDS encoding murein L,D-transpeptidase, producing the protein MFIAFIYTHQALALPVDHISIVGADERKSIDETINDRYALVHHSNKQLDHLLPVINTQASVPMSKQERQFSSRVSYLNWLASQYSWDEIKLSRLLRVGDRSPKIHEIHSRLTLLGDSETSIQLSDIYSTDIAISVRHFQRRHGLEADGVIGPATLKWLNVNPKRRATLLTVNMGNKMDYMADLGPRYLLVNIPAYELLLSDNGEIALRSRVIVGKPKKPTPILSSEIKSMVINPSWRVPRSILEDDLLPKVRLNGDFINQRNFNVFNYENNKVERTAAEWEELAGGLFPYRLEQMPGANNALGRYKFYFPNNFSVYLHDTTNPKLFSHTNRALSSGCIRIEKVDELADWVANSLVDNKSLWTRLKISRNTTKWFPLNDVLPVHLVYWTAWMDDSGLSQYRDDIYALQR; encoded by the coding sequence ATGTTCATTGCTTTCATCTATACTCACCAGGCCTTAGCTTTACCTGTAGATCATATTTCTATTGTGGGAGCTGATGAAAGGAAAAGTATCGATGAAACTATAAATGATCGTTATGCGCTTGTACATCATAGTAATAAACAACTGGATCATTTATTACCTGTGATTAATACGCAAGCAAGCGTGCCTATGTCTAAGCAAGAGCGGCAGTTTTCTAGTCGAGTGAGTTATTTAAATTGGCTTGCATCGCAGTACAGTTGGGATGAAATTAAATTATCACGACTATTACGTGTTGGTGATCGCAGCCCGAAAATTCATGAAATCCATTCGAGGTTGACGTTGTTGGGTGACAGCGAAACATCAATTCAACTATCAGATATATACAGTACTGATATTGCGATTTCAGTTCGTCACTTTCAACGTCGCCATGGTCTAGAGGCTGACGGTGTCATTGGACCTGCAACATTAAAATGGTTAAATGTTAACCCCAAGCGTAGAGCCACATTACTAACTGTTAATATGGGTAACAAAATGGATTACATGGCAGATCTAGGGCCGCGTTATCTTTTAGTTAACATCCCTGCATATGAATTATTGCTGAGTGATAATGGTGAGATAGCACTGCGATCACGTGTTATTGTTGGTAAACCAAAAAAACCGACGCCAATATTATCAAGTGAAATTAAAAGTATGGTGATTAATCCAAGCTGGCGTGTTCCCCGTAGTATTTTAGAAGACGATTTACTGCCTAAAGTAAGACTGAATGGTGACTTTATCAATCAGCGTAATTTTAATGTCTTTAATTATGAAAATAATAAGGTTGAAAGGACTGCTGCTGAATGGGAAGAGCTTGCTGGTGGGTTATTCCCATATCGACTCGAACAAATGCCAGGTGCAAATAATGCGCTTGGTCGCTATAAATTTTATTTCCCCAATAATTTTAGTGTTTACCTTCATGACACAACTAACCCTAAACTATTTAGCCATACTAACCGTGCATTGTCTTCTGGCTGTATTCGTATTGAAAAAGTTGATGAACTGGCCGATTGGGTCGCTAACAGTCTTGTTGATAATAAGTCGTTGTGGACACGATTAAAAATTTCTAGGAATACGACTAAATGGTTTCCTTTAAACGATGTATTACCTGTCCATTTGGTATATTGGACGGCATGGATGGATGACAGTGGTTTAAGCCAATATCGTGATGACATATATGCTTTACAGCGATAA
- a CDS encoding DUF882 domain-containing protein yields MSIVSSTRRKVILGLGGLAAYSVSPIKVQAGQAIQGKRNLEFYNIHTRERAQGHYWVDGIYQENTLNDFSHLLRDHRENLSAPMDKRLYELLYQLNKTLNISEEFHVISGYRSPKTNQMLASKSHAVATKSYHMRGMAIDIAIPDVKLSHLREAAISLELGGVGYYPKSGFIHVDTGRVRIW; encoded by the coding sequence GTGTCAATAGTAAGTTCAACACGAAGAAAAGTGATATTAGGTCTTGGCGGCTTAGCGGCGTATTCAGTTTCGCCAATCAAAGTTCAGGCAGGTCAGGCTATTCAGGGTAAAAGAAATTTAGAGTTTTACAATATTCATACTCGAGAACGTGCTCAGGGTCATTACTGGGTAGACGGTATATACCAAGAAAATACACTCAATGATTTTAGCCATTTATTACGTGATCATAGAGAAAATTTATCCGCACCAATGGATAAGCGCTTATATGAATTGCTTTACCAATTAAACAAGACACTCAATATTTCAGAAGAGTTCCATGTTATTTCTGGTTATCGCTCACCTAAAACCAACCAAATGCTTGCGAGTAAGAGTCATGCTGTTGCGACTAAAAGTTACCATATGCGTGGAATGGCTATTGATATTGCAATACCGGATGTGAAGCTATCTCACTTACGCGAAGCAGCTATATCTCTAGAGCTAGGTGGGGTGGGTTATTACCCTAAATCAGGTTTTATTCATGTGGACACTGGGCGTGTAAGAATTTGGTAG
- a CDS encoding right-handed parallel beta-helix repeat-containing protein has protein sequence MAFANSTYDDADKAHSVCTKIISSSDKKISNSIPTFSKLNFALEQYIEGDVVCLADVYQSAIVIEDFDSGNKPLIIRPLHYLGTTIKSRHYSGTGIAIKNSNGIVIDGLIITGGLYAIFIQDSSDISLLSNRVFNTGNQAISIKPRYSGGKNYLIENNVIFNTGLLSPQYGEGIYIGDGSYTKDRSQLKIKYTVSNVLVKNNLIHHTGNEAIDVKANAYNVKIIQNRINHINLKFNAAITIATESSFAPLGGYQVVDNVLSNITNRSGYRAIGIAAGHGDTFIKDNLIINDQDKFTAICLFTTFLNPSLNKVTLENNKLVGAGLAFSEACTGGTKSNAKADVIFK, from the coding sequence ATGGCTTTCGCTAATAGCACGTATGATGACGCGGACAAAGCACATTCAGTCTGTACAAAAATAATTTCAAGTAGTGACAAGAAAATATCGAATTCAATACCCACATTTTCTAAACTGAATTTTGCGTTAGAACAATATATTGAAGGTGACGTGGTGTGTCTTGCTGATGTTTATCAATCAGCAATTGTGATTGAAGACTTCGATAGTGGCAATAAGCCACTCATAATTCGTCCTTTGCATTATCTTGGTACCACAATAAAAAGTAGACACTATAGTGGTACAGGGATAGCAATTAAAAATTCAAACGGGATTGTTATTGATGGTTTAATTATCACTGGAGGCTTATACGCAATTTTCATACAAGATTCTTCAGATATATCATTACTATCGAATCGTGTATTTAATACCGGTAATCAAGCTATATCAATAAAGCCACGGTATAGCGGCGGTAAAAACTACTTAATTGAGAATAACGTCATATTTAACACAGGTTTACTATCCCCTCAATATGGAGAGGGTATCTATATTGGTGATGGCTCTTACACCAAAGACAGATCTCAGTTAAAAATTAAATATACCGTCAGTAATGTGCTAGTAAAAAACAACCTTATTCATCACACAGGCAATGAAGCTATTGATGTAAAAGCCAATGCCTACAATGTCAAAATAATCCAAAATCGCATTAACCATATAAATTTAAAGTTTAATGCTGCAATCACCATCGCAACTGAATCTTCTTTTGCACCGCTTGGCGGTTATCAAGTCGTTGATAATGTGCTCAGTAATATAACAAACCGTTCAGGCTATAGAGCGATTGGCATTGCTGCTGGCCATGGTGACACATTCATTAAGGATAACTTGATTATCAATGACCAGGATAAGTTTACCGCTATTTGTCTATTTACTACATTTTTAAACCCTAGCTTAAATAAGGTCACACTAGAGAATAACAAGTTAGTTGGTGCGGGCTTAGCATTCTCAGAAGCATGCACTGGTGGCACCAAAAGTAATGCTAAGGCTGACGTTATATTTAAGTGA
- a CDS encoding O-antigen ligase, which produces MNVFIWFEKYGLLFMMLFCLGVYTPDFTYKISMMDHELDVVTDSLAESNAFKQIFWVVVFMFFAFRFFINTELNKLKPALINKIFLFFVICAIAFLSASWSSYPIISMKRAIFQILFCTSVSLALCFSYFHRSIEINLKCAAVICIVMILLSLIQGAGFNEDLNLAGYSKSKNTMGLNLAVLIIVSHMWIKSLNINSRFLYATLGVLFVFLILTQSKTSIILCIGYFLLTQISLFKIKAFMTVFSILFFCIFILIPGISYHLSHYQHIALYVDDDFITGRGVIWDSLYYDLGFFDKITLGYGYGSYFGVGVIPFVLDDKYSFLQYISSAHNGYLQMLLQFGVIGSSVLFIAFIISMLNASNVYIHAALIVPVFQNVTESSIFRDANIAWFLMLVIIVSSSIHVLIKDMRSDSDMMESVT; this is translated from the coding sequence ATGAATGTTTTTATCTGGTTCGAAAAGTACGGTTTATTATTTATGATGTTGTTTTGTCTTGGGGTATATACTCCTGACTTTACTTATAAAATTAGTATGATGGATCATGAATTAGATGTAGTTACAGATAGTCTTGCAGAAAGTAATGCCTTTAAACAAATATTTTGGGTTGTGGTATTTATGTTTTTTGCTTTTCGGTTTTTTATCAATACCGAGTTGAATAAGTTAAAACCAGCACTAATAAATAAAATATTTTTATTTTTTGTGATATGTGCAATTGCTTTTTTAAGTGCAAGTTGGTCAAGTTACCCCATTATTTCGATGAAGAGAGCTATTTTTCAGATACTCTTTTGCACGTCAGTATCTCTAGCACTCTGTTTTTCCTATTTTCATCGTAGTATTGAAATTAACTTAAAGTGTGCCGCGGTCATATGTATCGTCATGATCTTATTATCACTTATTCAGGGGGCTGGGTTTAACGAAGATCTAAATTTAGCTGGTTATTCTAAATCTAAGAATACGATGGGTCTAAACTTAGCTGTACTTATTATAGTCAGCCATATGTGGATTAAGTCATTAAATATAAATAGTCGTTTTTTGTATGCGACGCTTGGTGTTCTCTTTGTTTTTCTTATATTAACGCAGAGTAAAACGAGTATCATACTTTGTATTGGTTATTTCTTATTAACGCAGATTAGCTTATTTAAAATAAAAGCGTTTATGACTGTGTTTTCGATTCTGTTTTTTTGTATTTTTATATTAATACCTGGTATTAGTTATCATTTGAGTCACTATCAACATATAGCCTTGTATGTTGATGATGACTTTATTACCGGGCGTGGTGTTATATGGGATTCATTGTATTATGATCTTGGTTTTTTTGACAAAATAACTCTAGGTTATGGCTATGGTAGTTATTTTGGCGTTGGCGTCATCCCTTTTGTATTAGATGATAAATATAGCTTCCTGCAATATATATCCTCAGCACACAATGGCTATTTACAGATGTTATTGCAATTTGGCGTTATTGGTTCTAGTGTCCTTTTTATAGCTTTTATTATATCTATGCTTAATGCGAGTAATGTATATATACACGCGGCACTTATTGTACCTGTATTTCAGAACGTCACTGAATCGAGTATATTTAGAGATGCAAATATAGCGTGGTTTTTAATGCTGGTGATAATTGTATCTTCCAGTATTCATGTCTTAATAAAAGACATGAGAAGTGACAGTGACATGATGGAAAGTGTAACGTGA
- a CDS encoding oligosaccharide flippase family protein has translation MSNINKDLNKGIKNSLIGKYSLYIFQMMSLAILARLFTPEDFGTLAALQVLILFFQLLATSGLAPAIIHQDSMSGEQRNGIFSATVIIGMLLSFLFIYITPILANWLSLTNVSLITYVLALNVFFSAIAMLPLASLQKDTQFIIIGKAEIGAEIMAFIICILLYFWGFGVVALAMKLLVTPIGRFVFYYLYSKNTEIGQVKLGYKISSILPLFAIAKYQLGFNILNFFSRNLDTILVAKYFGVATVGFYEKTYQVMRYPLQLFTFAINPALQPVLTRYKDKPSIIMAAYYKLAYKLAAIGVVTATFIFWYADDIIIILFGAQWLAVSTLLKILALSIPVQMVLSSTGGLYQAMGATKEMFYCGIFSSAVNVSAIFIGIYSGEMTVLCLSLIFAFMINYFQCFYTLHCYVFKLKKLKPFLLLTVMILTGFFNGIFYSSVEIPVEPSSFGTSIYNISYVLIPVLILISSILFFKRVLSPIFKREV, from the coding sequence ATGAGTAATATAAACAAAGATCTGAATAAAGGGATAAAGAATAGTCTAATCGGTAAGTATTCACTTTATATTTTTCAAATGATGTCATTAGCTATTTTGGCTAGGCTGTTCACGCCAGAAGATTTTGGTACTTTGGCTGCCCTACAAGTGTTAATTTTATTCTTTCAGTTGTTGGCAACATCGGGTCTTGCACCTGCTATTATTCATCAAGATTCGATGAGTGGGGAGCAGCGTAATGGCATATTTAGTGCGACAGTTATTATCGGGATGTTGTTGTCGTTTTTATTCATTTATATTACACCGATATTAGCGAACTGGCTTAGTTTAACAAACGTTAGCTTAATCACTTATGTATTAGCGTTGAATGTATTCTTTTCTGCAATTGCAATGCTCCCCCTGGCCTCACTCCAAAAAGATACCCAGTTCATCATCATAGGCAAAGCTGAAATAGGTGCAGAGATAATGGCATTTATTATTTGTATTCTTTTGTACTTTTGGGGTTTTGGTGTTGTTGCATTGGCGATGAAACTGTTGGTTACACCGATAGGGCGGTTTGTGTTCTATTACTTATATTCAAAGAATACCGAAATAGGGCAAGTGAAATTGGGTTATAAAATTTCGAGCATATTACCGTTATTTGCGATCGCAAAATATCAGCTTGGTTTTAATATATTAAATTTTTTCTCTCGTAATCTCGATACTATTTTGGTCGCAAAATACTTTGGCGTTGCGACAGTTGGCTTCTACGAAAAAACATATCAAGTTATGCGTTATCCGCTTCAATTGTTTACTTTTGCAATAAACCCCGCTTTACAGCCTGTTTTGACTCGATACAAGGATAAACCAAGTATTATTATGGCTGCATACTATAAATTAGCTTATAAGCTTGCTGCTATTGGGGTTGTCACTGCTACGTTCATATTTTGGTACGCTGATGACATCATTATCATATTATTTGGCGCTCAGTGGTTAGCTGTCAGTACTTTATTAAAGATATTAGCATTATCCATACCAGTACAAATGGTCTTAAGCTCAACAGGCGGGTTATATCAAGCAATGGGCGCGACAAAGGAAATGTTTTATTGCGGTATATTTTCATCGGCTGTGAATGTATCTGCTATTTTTATTGGTATTTACAGTGGCGAAATGACAGTGCTGTGTCTTAGCCTTATCTTTGCTTTTATGATTAATTACTTTCAATGCTTTTATACTTTGCACTGTTACGTGTTTAAACTTAAAAAGCTGAAACCATTTTTACTGTTGACTGTTATGATACTAACTGGTTTTTTTAATGGGATATTTTACTCTTCAGTTGAAATACCCGTAGAACCGAGCAGTTTTGGAACCAGTATTTATAATATATCTTATGTGTTAATCCCAGTGTTAATTTTAATTTCCTCTATTCTATTTTTCAAACGGGTGTTAAGCCCTATTTTTAAACGTGAGGTATAA
- a CDS encoding undecaprenyl-phosphate glucose phosphotransferase — MKPVNTFKVSTSNYSFVHRFLDLSCISISLIFLIHSYNLKMTQDYIIVALTSAVVFLYIAEALHLYQSWRVGSLISVMMTVTAVFISSFLTLFGIAMWLKASVPFPEQILTLWFLMAFICCLTWRMLKHQWTVIRSKLGINLRKMAILGATSTGVNLYQEIDHCDELGFDFVGFFDDRQTDRLPKDLTVISDVSKCIDEAKKGKIDILFIALPISAEKRIAEIINLLSDTTVDVYVVPVFMLSDVMQGRVTHIGKIDALSIFESPYLGSKIWLKRFEDIVVSLTALIVLSPVYMLIALTLKLTSPGPILFKQSRYGLRGEKISVYKFRSMNVMESDGVVKQAIRNDKRVTPFGAFIRRTSLDELPQFFNVLKGDMSVVGPRPHAVSHNEEYRKLIQFYMLRHHVKPGITGWAQVSGWRGETDTLEKMQKRVEFDLYYILQWSIWFDFKILMLTVLTCLKNENTY; from the coding sequence TTGAAACCTGTTAATACATTTAAGGTAAGTACTTCTAATTATTCTTTTGTACATCGTTTTTTAGATCTAAGCTGTATTTCAATCTCATTAATATTTCTGATACATAGCTACAATCTTAAAATGACTCAAGATTATATTATCGTCGCATTAACCTCTGCTGTTGTATTTTTGTATATTGCGGAAGCCCTTCATTTATATCAATCTTGGCGAGTTGGCAGTTTAATCTCTGTGATGATGACAGTGACGGCCGTTTTTATCTCTTCGTTCCTTACTCTGTTTGGCATTGCCATGTGGTTGAAAGCGTCAGTGCCTTTTCCTGAGCAAATACTAACGCTGTGGTTTTTAATGGCATTTATATGCTGTTTGACATGGCGAATGTTGAAGCATCAGTGGACTGTTATACGAAGTAAACTAGGTATCAACTTACGTAAAATGGCTATATTAGGTGCTACGTCAACAGGTGTAAATCTATATCAAGAGATAGATCATTGTGATGAATTAGGTTTTGATTTTGTTGGATTTTTCGATGATAGACAAACGGATCGCCTACCTAAGGATCTCACCGTAATTAGCGATGTATCAAAATGTATAGACGAAGCAAAAAAAGGAAAAATAGACATTTTATTTATTGCACTTCCTATCTCTGCCGAAAAGCGTATCGCTGAAATCATTAATTTATTATCAGATACCACTGTGGATGTGTATGTCGTACCCGTGTTTATGCTCTCTGATGTGATGCAGGGGCGTGTGACTCATATCGGTAAAATCGACGCTCTTAGTATTTTTGAATCTCCTTATCTCGGTTCTAAGATATGGCTAAAGCGGTTTGAGGATATTGTTGTAAGTCTTACTGCTCTTATTGTCCTTTCCCCTGTATATATGCTTATCGCGCTGACATTAAAACTAACATCGCCAGGCCCAATATTGTTTAAACAAAGTCGATATGGGTTACGAGGCGAGAAAATCTCTGTTTACAAATTTAGAAGTATGAATGTCATGGAATCGGATGGCGTTGTTAAGCAGGCGATAAGAAACGATAAACGAGTCACTCCTTTTGGGGCTTTTATACGTCGTACTTCTCTTGATGAATTACCCCAATTTTTTAATGTACTCAAAGGTGATATGTCTGTTGTTGGGCCTCGTCCTCACGCTGTATCACACAATGAAGAATATCGTAAACTTATTCAATTTTACATGCTACGACATCATGTAAAACCAGGGATCACTGGTTGGGCGCAAGTAAGCGGTTGGCGAGGGGAGACTGATACGTTAGAAAAAATGCAAAAGCGTGTTGAGTTTGATCTTTATTATATTTTGCAGTGGTCAATATGGTTTGATTTTAAAATATTGATGTTAACGGTTTTGACCTGCTTGAAAAATGAAAATACTTACTAG
- a CDS encoding outer membrane beta-barrel protein: MKEFNIKFCWFTLALFSDSALAYIQDTHITDGGLFVKPSLEMRLVHDDNIFNQQTGGKSSAISSFMPSLNLKMDDGVNYYSLDMNLEKGIYEASGEDDYTDADLGLSAHIEPNDTHRVDLSVKGEWLTEQRGTGISEGILVLIDEPITYGRNSLTAAYEYGSQETKGRIAFDFKYYEKEYRNFENITRRSNYDSLLVGSRFYYSTRAHTDAFIEVNAETIGYDYNLPGEFVRDSNVYTGFVGMQWAGSPVVNGFVKIGGQAKEFDDEGREDFTGFSWNVGGVWRPLTYSKVSLSTSQATKDPDIFGDYILETKYKVDWKHNWTSYIYTSVGVYKYKDDYSGITRVDDIYGYSLKLNYDLNQNVAIAVFGEWDRNQSTNAVFEYDKNVVGVNFMFTL; encoded by the coding sequence ATGAAAGAATTTAATATCAAATTTTGCTGGTTTACTCTCGCTTTATTCAGTGATAGTGCGCTGGCTTATATCCAAGACACGCATATTACTGACGGCGGTTTATTTGTAAAACCATCGTTGGAAATGAGGCTAGTTCATGATGATAATATTTTTAATCAACAAACAGGTGGGAAGAGTAGTGCTATTTCCTCTTTTATGCCGTCCTTGAATTTAAAAATGGATGATGGTGTTAATTATTACAGCCTTGATATGAACCTAGAAAAAGGGATTTATGAGGCTAGTGGTGAAGATGATTATACTGATGCAGATCTAGGTTTAAGTGCGCATATAGAGCCAAACGATACTCACCGCGTTGATCTTAGTGTAAAAGGCGAGTGGTTAACAGAGCAACGAGGTACGGGGATCTCAGAAGGGATTTTGGTACTTATCGATGAGCCCATTACCTATGGTAGGAACTCACTTACCGCCGCATATGAGTATGGTTCTCAAGAAACAAAAGGCCGAATAGCGTTTGATTTTAAATATTACGAGAAAGAATATCGTAATTTTGAGAATATCACGAGGCGCAGTAATTATGATTCACTCCTTGTTGGTTCTCGGTTTTATTATTCAACGAGAGCACATACGGATGCCTTTATCGAAGTGAACGCGGAAACAATAGGCTACGATTACAATCTGCCAGGCGAGTTTGTCCGTGATTCAAATGTATATACCGGCTTTGTTGGTATGCAGTGGGCAGGTTCCCCGGTCGTCAATGGTTTTGTTAAAATTGGTGGTCAAGCAAAAGAGTTTGATGATGAAGGTCGTGAAGACTTTACTGGTTTTAGCTGGAATGTTGGTGGTGTTTGGCGTCCTCTTACCTATTCTAAAGTCTCACTATCGACTTCTCAAGCCACTAAAGATCCAGATATTTTCGGTGATTACATTCTAGAGACGAAATATAAAGTTGATTGGAAGCATAATTGGACGTCATATATTTATACCTCTGTCGGTGTTTATAAATATAAGGATGATTACAGTGGTATTACACGGGTAGATGATATCTATGGGTACTCACTCAAACTTAATTATGACTTAAATCAGAATGTTGCAATTGCTGTATTTGGTGAATGGGATAGAAACCAATCGACGAATGCGGTGTTTGAATATGATAAAAATGTTGTCGGTGTTAATTTCATGTTTACGCTCTAG
- a CDS encoding polysaccharide biosynthesis/export family protein, giving the protein MLKKIAISMLFVFIQFSALAKGSYILGPGDKVEIKVFGQEDLTVETLLSNSGQINYPFFGEIKVTGLTVKQVEKLIYKGLKGNYLVNPNVYVHVVEHRPFYIHGEVKKPGGYPYQPGLTVNQAIALAGGLTERASKDKIYLFKEKNKKSQINASMTYKVNAGDTILIKQRFF; this is encoded by the coding sequence ATGTTGAAAAAAATCGCTATTAGTATGTTGTTTGTATTTATTCAATTTTCGGCTCTTGCTAAAGGCTCATATATTTTAGGGCCTGGTGATAAAGTTGAAATCAAAGTGTTTGGCCAAGAAGATCTAACGGTGGAAACATTATTAAGTAACAGTGGCCAAATTAATTATCCATTTTTTGGTGAGATTAAAGTAACAGGTTTAACTGTTAAGCAAGTTGAAAAATTAATCTACAAAGGCTTAAAAGGTAATTACCTTGTCAATCCTAATGTGTATGTTCATGTGGTTGAGCATCGCCCCTTTTATATTCATGGTGAAGTAAAAAAACCAGGTGGATATCCCTACCAACCCGGTTTGACGGTCAACCAAGCTATCGCATTAGCTGGTGGGTTAACCGAAAGAGCATCTAAAGATAAGATATATTTATTTAAAGAAAAAAACAAAAAATCTCAAATCAACGCAAGCATGACCTACAAAGTTAATGCTGGTGATACCATATTGATTAAACAAAGGTTTTTCTAA